A genomic stretch from Chryseobacterium sp. SNU WT5 includes:
- a CDS encoding phage portal protein yields MSAPTINRRKNNATPQKTPTQETSLSVSNEVKLDVLNPIPFEGKGNSTAFDLFDGDKKYIPFLNPTDNYFSVLQESSILSPTNQACINSKVFFCSGNGIRIKDATDEIMKDFKLFQKKINNRRQSLGKIVDRIFSNYFRVGNVFIEIIRIKVGETSKVMAYVRSFLDCRLGAPDSNDIPQTVLISQKFRGSKDWVIDDKNAVELPIYNGEETKWKEFKDGSERCMIHIKNDMDGYDYYGLPENVSSLPWQILEYNGARYNLDNFENNMVIGGAIMLQGSYTDTELTKVATNIRRQHTGPGKRGRWTVLSTKQGGGTVENFSKQTDGDFLKLDENAEQKIIDSNNWDSSLYGQNNSKGLGNGGNTYLRSIFKIKHKTVIEPTREVILEEFLLPFLEITDAFCQTKWSDEDIEFVSIDIEDLVEDIEINSVITVNEGRTKLGIDELEDERGKKLISEVTKGKNVQTQQN; encoded by the coding sequence ATGTCAGCACCGACAATAAACCGACGAAAAAACAACGCAACACCCCAAAAAACGCCGACACAAGAGACAAGCCTTAGTGTTAGCAATGAGGTGAAATTAGATGTGTTAAATCCTATCCCGTTTGAAGGGAAAGGAAATTCTACCGCGTTTGATCTTTTCGATGGTGACAAAAAATACATCCCTTTTCTTAATCCTACTGATAATTACTTTAGTGTTCTTCAGGAATCATCTATTCTAAGTCCAACGAACCAAGCGTGTATTAATTCTAAGGTTTTTTTCTGCTCAGGAAATGGAATTAGAATTAAGGATGCGACTGATGAAATAATGAAAGATTTCAAGTTATTTCAAAAAAAAATTAACAACCGACGCCAGTCTCTGGGTAAAATTGTTGATCGAATTTTCAGTAATTATTTCCGGGTTGGAAATGTTTTTATCGAAATAATCAGGATTAAAGTAGGTGAAACCTCAAAAGTAATGGCTTATGTACGGTCTTTTTTAGATTGCCGATTGGGTGCGCCTGATAGTAATGACATTCCCCAAACTGTTCTAATTTCCCAAAAATTCCGAGGCTCAAAAGATTGGGTGATCGATGATAAAAACGCTGTGGAATTACCTATTTATAACGGAGAGGAAACAAAGTGGAAAGAATTTAAAGACGGATCCGAACGATGCATGATTCATATTAAAAATGATATGGATGGGTACGATTATTATGGTTTGCCAGAAAATGTTTCCAGTCTACCATGGCAAATATTAGAATACAATGGTGCTAGGTATAACCTGGACAATTTTGAAAATAATATGGTCATTGGTGGTGCAATTATGCTTCAAGGTAGTTACACCGATACTGAATTGACTAAAGTTGCTACCAATATTCGCAGACAACATACAGGACCTGGAAAACGTGGAAGATGGACCGTTCTTTCAACAAAGCAGGGCGGTGGAACTGTAGAAAATTTCTCCAAACAAACCGACGGTGATTTCCTGAAGTTGGATGAGAATGCTGAACAAAAAATTATTGATTCAAATAATTGGGATTCTTCTCTTTACGGACAGAACAATTCAAAAGGATTAGGAAATGGTGGTAATACTTACTTGAGAAGTATTTTCAAAATCAAACATAAAACGGTCATTGAACCTACGCGTGAAGTTATTTTAGAAGAATTCCTTCTTCCTTTTTTAGAAATAACGGATGCGTTTTGCCAGACGAAGTGGTCAGATGAAGATATTGAATTCGTCTCCATCGACATTGAAGATCTTGTGGAAGATATCGAAATCAATTCCGTCATCACCGTAAATGAAGGTCGAACGAAATTAGGTATAGATGAATTAGAAGACGAGCGTGGTAAAAAATTAATCTCCGAAGTAACTAAAGGAAAAAATGTACAGACTCAACAGAACTAA
- a CDS encoding N-acetylmuramidase domain-containing protein: MNKELQTIVRLVACNNNLEPAALASFIEVESGGKGFDEKTGKILIQFEPIWMKRLAPYTPSGAWSVNKVDVQSKEWIAFNDAFSKSPNKAMEATSIGLGQIMGFHYKRLGFATVGAMWDDAKKGLEQQINQIAKFILTDPKLLFALKTGDWHTVASIYNGSAYAKMAKVWGREPYNISMAKAYGKYKEVFNK, encoded by the coding sequence ATGAATAAAGAGCTCCAAACAATAGTAAGATTAGTTGCTTGTAACAACAATCTGGAACCTGCAGCACTCGCTTCATTCATTGAAGTAGAATCAGGTGGAAAAGGTTTCGATGAGAAAACGGGTAAAATCTTAATTCAGTTCGAACCAATTTGGATGAAAAGACTTGCACCTTATACACCCTCTGGTGCTTGGTCAGTTAATAAAGTTGATGTTCAATCTAAAGAGTGGATTGCTTTTAATGATGCATTCAGTAAGAGCCCAAACAAAGCGATGGAAGCAACTTCTATTGGTTTAGGTCAGATTATGGGATTCCATTACAAAAGGCTTGGATTTGCAACGGTTGGTGCTATGTGGGACGATGCAAAGAAAGGTTTAGAACAACAAATCAATCAGATTGCTAAATTCATTTTAACAGATCCTAAACTTTTGTTCGCTCTGAAAACAGGAGATTGGCACACAGTCGCTTCAATTTACAACGGCTCAGCCTATGCGAAAATGGCTAAAGTGTGGGGGCGTGAACCTTATAATATTTCAATGGCGAAAGCCTACGGAAAATACAAAGAGGTTTTTAATAAATGA
- a CDS encoding tyrosine-type recombinase/integrase, with translation MKNNWTTPKVKSFPLESGKDWYVWFRFNGVLKFVKTGINKIPDYTERLEETNALADVLKDKLQKGWIPTKKEKEVEKITLLFNKALDFGLEKKKPSISEKTYLDYRCTVRFFKSSAKRLDFDRINIANCERFHVKSIMDDLQQQKKWTAKNYNKHIGYIKSIFSELVEWEQIKSNVVRDIRMQKEEKTEGYIQLTHEEHIFVFTHLKEIDFHYYIFCSMEYDMGIRPKELLLLKCGDVDLKNGIVKVGSEASKNKKTRFVPIIGNTKNLLESFDLSNPEYYLFGRPKPYGAKFFKHEYFCPKPYSIRRTTATNKWKKYVIDGLGINKHLYSLKHKGGNDKLKAGLDIKTISEIFGHSTEKMTEIYANHINDLRFAEAKKVDLKIY, from the coding sequence ATGAAAAACAATTGGACCACACCAAAGGTCAAATCTTTTCCGTTAGAAAGCGGTAAGGATTGGTACGTTTGGTTTCGTTTTAATGGCGTTCTAAAGTTCGTTAAGACAGGAATAAACAAAATTCCAGATTATACTGAACGCCTGGAAGAAACAAATGCACTCGCAGATGTTTTGAAAGATAAATTACAAAAAGGCTGGATCCCAACTAAGAAGGAAAAAGAAGTCGAAAAAATCACTTTACTTTTTAATAAAGCTTTAGACTTCGGGTTAGAAAAAAAGAAACCTTCTATCAGCGAAAAAACGTACCTCGACTATCGTTGCACCGTTCGGTTTTTCAAAAGCTCTGCAAAAAGACTGGACTTTGATCGAATCAATATTGCGAACTGCGAAAGGTTTCATGTAAAATCCATCATGGATGATCTTCAGCAGCAAAAGAAATGGACTGCTAAAAATTACAATAAACATATCGGATATATTAAATCCATATTCTCCGAGCTGGTGGAATGGGAGCAAATAAAATCTAATGTTGTTCGGGATATCCGGATGCAGAAAGAAGAAAAAACAGAGGGTTATATTCAACTCACCCATGAGGAACACATTTTTGTTTTTACACATTTAAAAGAAATTGATTTCCATTACTATATTTTTTGTTCAATGGAATATGACATGGGAATTCGACCGAAAGAATTGCTTTTGTTAAAATGTGGTGATGTTGATTTGAAAAACGGAATCGTCAAAGTAGGATCTGAAGCATCCAAAAATAAAAAAACTCGTTTTGTTCCCATTATTGGAAATACTAAAAATTTGCTTGAAAGTTTTGATCTAAGCAATCCGGAATATTATTTATTTGGACGTCCAAAACCGTATGGAGCGAAATTTTTTAAACATGAATATTTCTGTCCAAAACCCTATTCGATCAGGCGGACCACTGCTACAAACAAGTGGAAAAAATATGTGATTGATGGTTTGGGAATTAATAAACATCTATATTCTTTAAAACACAAAGGCGGTAATGATAAATTGAAAGCGGGATTGGACATTAAAACAATCAGTGAGATTTTTGGACATTCCACGGAGAAAATGACCGAGATCTATGCGAATCATATTAATGACCTTCGATTTGCAGAAGCTAAAAAAGTAGATTTAAAAATCTATTAA
- a CDS encoding asparaginase, whose product MKRKVLLIYTGGTIGMEKNYETGSLQAFDFGNIFQKIPEMKLIECEVSVYPFKKPLDSSDMGPKEWKMMANHIGKNYENYDGFLILHGTDTMSYSASALSFMLKNLRKPVILTGSQLPIGDLRTDAKENLLTSLYYASLYDGDEAMIQEVAVYFEYKLLRGNRTLKYSAEFFDAYQTPNYPVLGQSGVHLNIEKDFLWRSKTNEPFTVDTHISKDVLFWRIFPGMHLNHFTEIPNVKVLVLQVFGSGTIFNTGQTKKLLQTLRNNGTEIVVISQCVSGGISFGKYSNSNIFREIGAISGNDITAESAITKAMHLLDNPNYEGSFADNFVKNLCGEVSEN is encoded by the coding sequence ATGAAAAGAAAAGTGCTCCTGATTTATACCGGCGGGACGATCGGCATGGAAAAAAATTACGAAACGGGCAGTTTGCAGGCCTTTGATTTTGGAAATATATTTCAGAAGATTCCTGAAATGAAATTGATTGAGTGTGAAGTTTCTGTTTATCCATTCAAGAAACCCCTTGATTCATCAGATATGGGACCAAAAGAATGGAAAATGATGGCCAATCATATCGGTAAAAATTATGAAAATTACGATGGTTTCCTAATTCTCCACGGAACAGACACCATGTCTTATAGCGCTTCTGCTTTGAGTTTTATGTTGAAGAATTTACGCAAACCTGTTATTTTAACGGGTTCACAATTGCCTATTGGAGATTTGAGAACTGATGCTAAAGAGAATCTGTTAACCAGTTTATATTACGCCAGTTTGTATGATGGGGATGAAGCAATGATTCAGGAAGTGGCGGTTTATTTTGAGTACAAATTATTGCGTGGGAACCGAACTTTGAAATATTCTGCCGAGTTTTTTGACGCGTATCAAACGCCGAACTACCCAGTTTTAGGACAATCGGGTGTTCATTTGAATATAGAAAAAGATTTTTTGTGGAGATCTAAGACCAATGAACCATTTACGGTCGATACTCATATTTCAAAAGATGTTTTGTTCTGGCGGATTTTCCCGGGAATGCACCTGAATCATTTTACAGAAATTCCCAATGTTAAGGTTTTGGTTCTGCAGGTTTTCGGTTCTGGAACTATTTTTAATACAGGTCAGACCAAAAAACTCTTACAAACACTAAGAAATAATGGGACAGAAATCGTGGTAATCTCGCAGTGTGTGTCGGGTGGGATCAGTTTTGGAAAATATTCTAATTCTAATATATTCCGAGAGATTGGCGCTATCAGCGGAAACGATATTACAGCTGAAAGTGCTATTACTAAAGCGATGCATCTTTTAGACAATCCTAATTACGAAGGAAGTTTTGCTGATAATTTCGTGAAGAATTTGTGTGGTGAAGTTTCTGAAAATTAA
- a CDS encoding TrmH family RNA methyltransferase, giving the protein MKNQKTFEYLQQFLTDERLQKINHFATESSDFVLPVIEDVFQFRNAAAIVRSVEACGFHKIVAMESEHEFNPNLRVTKGAETWVEVEKLPHNLESINQIKNRGYKIIAVSPEKNATLLPDFQITEPVALVFGTEAAGVTEEILDFADDTLAIPMYGFTRSFNVSVAAAICVCELKQKLMRSNLNYKLSEEKLWEMKVRWAVNSIKSGEQILAKYLQEK; this is encoded by the coding sequence ATGAAAAACCAAAAAACCTTCGAATATTTACAGCAATTTTTAACTGACGAACGGCTTCAGAAGATCAACCATTTCGCAACCGAAAGTTCCGATTTTGTTTTGCCTGTGATCGAAGATGTTTTTCAGTTTAGAAATGCAGCCGCGATTGTCCGTTCCGTCGAAGCTTGTGGTTTTCATAAAATCGTGGCCATGGAAAGTGAACATGAATTCAATCCCAATCTTCGCGTGACCAAGGGAGCAGAAACCTGGGTGGAGGTGGAAAAACTTCCGCACAATTTAGAATCCATTAATCAGATTAAAAACCGGGGTTATAAAATCATTGCCGTTTCGCCGGAAAAAAATGCAACGCTTCTTCCTGATTTTCAAATCACAGAACCTGTTGCTTTGGTGTTCGGAACAGAAGCAGCGGGTGTTACAGAAGAGATTTTAGATTTCGCGGATGACACTTTAGCCATCCCGATGTATGGTTTTACCAGAAGTTTTAATGTTTCTGTAGCAGCAGCAATTTGTGTCTGTGAATTGAAGCAGAAATTGATGAGATCTAATCTCAATTATAAGCTTTCTGAAGAAAAATTGTGGGAAATGAAAGTACGCTGGGCGGTAAATTCTATTAAAAGTGGCGAACAGATTTTAGCCAAATATTTACAAGAGAAATAA
- a CDS encoding RsmE family RNA methyltransferase codes for MKLFFGEVIPEIIINEEEQTHIVKVLRMRSGEEIFVTDGKGNLAKGTLHFEGKKVSLDILEIKNNLPNFSTQLHIAIAPTKNIDRIEFFVEKATEMGISEITLLQTENTERKNLNIDKLRKQSIAASKQSLRFHFPIVNELTKFSDFIKNINPENTFVAHCNENLERIDLKDLKTHENITFLIGPEGDFSDKEIQLLAEKGVKAVSLGKQRLRTETAGVFVAAWNYGLMC; via the coding sequence ATGAAACTTTTTTTTGGAGAAGTAATTCCTGAAATCATTATCAATGAAGAAGAACAAACGCATATTGTAAAAGTATTGCGAATGCGATCAGGTGAAGAAATTTTCGTCACGGATGGAAAAGGAAATTTGGCAAAAGGAACTCTTCATTTCGAAGGAAAGAAAGTTTCGCTGGATATTTTAGAAATAAAAAATAATCTTCCCAATTTTTCAACGCAACTTCATATTGCCATTGCCCCAACGAAAAATATTGACCGAATCGAATTTTTTGTTGAGAAAGCCACCGAAATGGGAATTTCTGAAATTACTTTATTACAAACTGAAAATACCGAACGTAAAAATTTGAATATCGATAAACTACGAAAACAAAGTATTGCTGCTTCAAAACAAAGTTTACGTTTCCACTTTCCTATTGTAAATGAATTAACAAAGTTTTCTGATTTTATTAAAAACATCAATCCGGAAAATACTTTTGTCGCGCATTGCAATGAAAATTTGGAAAGAATTGATTTAAAAGATTTAAAAACTCATGAAAATATCACTTTTCTAATTGGTCCGGAAGGTGATTTTTCCGATAAAGAAATTCAGCTTTTAGCGGAAAAAGGCGTGAAAGCAGTTTCGCTGGGAAAGCAAAGATTACGAACAGAAACGGCGGGAGTTTTTGTAGCGGCCTGGAATTACGGTTTGATGTGTTAA
- the tsaD gene encoding tRNA (adenosine(37)-N6)-threonylcarbamoyltransferase complex transferase subunit TsaD, translating to MSDPIILGIESSCDDTSVAVIKGNKILSNIAANQEIHREYGGVVPELASRAHQQNIIPVIDKAVNKANIQQKDISAIGFTRGPGLLGSLLVGTSFAKSLSMSLHVPLIEVNHLQAHILAHFIEDANPKPPHFPFLCLTVSGGHTMIVLVKDYFDMQIIGKTIDDAAGEAFDKIGKIFGLDYPAGAIIDNLAKSGNKTAFTFNKPKLENYNYSFSGIKTSVLYFIQKEVKKNPDFIKENLDNLCASVQKTLVDILMNKLEKAASELNIKEVAIAGGVSANSGLREAMQKNTEKLGWNIYIPKFEYTTDNAAMIAMVAKLKYDLGEFADLSVSATARYDIEGEFKKDL from the coding sequence ATGAGTGACCCAATAATTTTAGGTATAGAATCTTCCTGCGACGATACTTCCGTAGCCGTCATCAAAGGTAATAAAATCCTTTCCAACATTGCTGCAAATCAAGAAATACACAGGGAATATGGAGGTGTTGTTCCAGAGCTCGCTTCCCGAGCACACCAACAAAATATCATCCCCGTAATTGATAAGGCAGTCAATAAAGCAAATATACAACAAAAAGATATTTCTGCCATTGGTTTTACGCGCGGTCCAGGACTTTTAGGATCGCTTTTAGTAGGAACTTCATTTGCAAAATCATTGTCGATGAGTTTACATGTTCCCCTAATTGAAGTCAATCATTTGCAAGCACATATCTTAGCTCACTTTATTGAAGATGCTAATCCCAAACCACCGCATTTCCCTTTTCTTTGCCTCACTGTTTCTGGTGGTCACACGATGATCGTTTTGGTCAAAGATTATTTCGATATGCAAATTATCGGAAAAACGATTGATGATGCCGCAGGAGAAGCTTTCGATAAAATTGGGAAAATTTTCGGTCTGGATTATCCTGCAGGAGCAATTATTGATAACCTGGCTAAGTCCGGAAATAAAACCGCTTTTACTTTCAATAAGCCAAAATTAGAAAACTACAACTACTCTTTTAGCGGAATTAAAACTTCTGTACTTTACTTCATTCAGAAAGAGGTGAAAAAAAATCCGGATTTTATTAAGGAAAACCTCGACAACCTATGTGCTTCCGTCCAGAAAACGCTGGTTGATATTTTGATGAATAAATTAGAAAAAGCAGCTTCAGAATTAAACATTAAAGAGGTTGCTATTGCAGGTGGTGTCTCCGCAAATTCTGGTTTGCGAGAAGCCATGCAGAAAAACACAGAAAAATTAGGCTGGAACATTTACATTCCTAAATTTGAATATACGACGGATAACGCTGCGATGATTGCCATGGTTGCCAAATTGAAATACGATCTTGGTGAATTTGCAGACCTTTCAGTTTCTGCAACGGCGAGATACGATATTGAAGGAGAATTTAAAAAAGATTTATAG